Sequence from the Thermocoleostomius sinensis A174 genome:
ACCACAAGCACTCAAGCATTTCATATCGGGCTTGCCCCCTTAGCGTCAACCCCCTTTAGGTGAAAAGGGGATATGCCTCCTCAATTGAAGTAAGTTATTCTACCGCGATCGCCCGATCGCCAATTTGCAGTCCCGCGCCATTAATGATGGTGCCGACCCCCGATCGTTCATCCACTTCGGTTAGTTGAATCCGTCCTACTGGCGTTGTGACCGTGCGAATCACTTCTCCGGTAGTGGGATCGGTCACTTCCCGCGTGACACGCTCTACTGAGAGGATCATGCCTGTGCGGAACCCATCGCGGCTACCTTTGTTAATAATTACCATTGAACCGGCAACGTCTGCCACGATCGCCTCTACCGTGGGCAACACAGCAGCGACGGCTGTGGACAATGTGGGAGCCGCGGCCGTCAGTTGGGCAGCCAGTTCAGCAACCGCCTCTGCTGCCGCGTCGCTGGCAATCTCATCATCACTGCGGCTGCCTCCTCCAATACTGCCGAAGGGGGTAGAGATGCGTCCGCCCCCTCGATTGGCCGCCCCAGACCCGCTTGCTGTCGCCATGATCTCGCCGGTCGTCGTATTGACCAATCGAGCCGTCAGTTCCACAACCGCGCCACGCGAATCACCGCCGCCGCCAATGCCCAAGATTGAGACGCTGCCACCATTGTCTTCAAAATTGAAGCGAGTGATTGAGCCAATCACCACAGCATCGGCCCCAAGTAAGCGTCCCACTTCAGCGGCAGTACTAGGGCTAATGCGTCCAGATTGCCCCAAATCTTGCTCAAATAAAATCTCTGCGATGCGGCTGCGTTCAATCAAGGTATATTGCCCGTTCTCGACTAGCTTATTAGTTAGCAAATCGCTGACCCCCTGGGCAGGACTGGCATAGCCCCATAGACTGTAAGTTAGTCCTGTGTTGGCGTACTCAAAATCTAGAACTGCGACCCGCAGTCGGGTTGGATTGGCTTGTGCGATCGTCAATGCTTGAGCCATCACTGGGGGAGCCAGTGGCACGGATAAGCAGCAACCACTTACAACCAATACTGCACAGGAGATACGGGCAATCTTACAAAGATTTAAAGAGTAAGTCATATTGTTTCTCGGTGGTTCTATAACTATCGTTCCCGTTCATGGATGTAGACACTCTGTCGCATAGCAGCTTGTCATGGCTGAGACGCTGAGGCGATCGAGAGTCCTTGCAATTTCTTGTATAGAAGTTGTATCCAAAACCTTCACGCCAAAGATCTTCACACTGGAATCAACCGCTTACTGAAGCTTGCCACCAGGTTTATAGAAGTTTTATAGAAACTGCTCGACAAACCGACAAAAGAAGTAAGAAACATCGTGGACTTGACATTTGCCTATGAACACTTAATTAAAATCAAATGCATTTAGCCCCTTGACTCTCCAGTTCACTGGATAGTTCAACATAGGAGATGTTCCTTACAACGGTGCCAATCATGACCCTTCAGTTCACAGTTCCCAATTTGGCCTGTTCTGCTTGTGGAGACACGATCGCCACTGCAATCAAAGCGATTGATTCGACTGCTATCGTGCAAGCTGATCCCAAAACCAAGCAAGTCAGCGTCGAAACTCAACAATCGGAAGCAACCATTAGACAAATTATTACTGAAGCGGGCTATACCGTGAGCTAGCTAGGTGAGGCAATGAAAGGCAGGGTGCTGAGGCAAAGAATGAGGAAAAAGCATGGATACAGTCACTCTAAAGCTGCAAGGTATGAGTTGTGCCGCCTGTGCTAACAACATTGAAGCGGCAATCCGCTCGGTTCCGGGCGTTGAGGTTGGACACGTCAACTTTGGGGCAGAACAGGCAACGGTGCACTATGATCCTCGGCGAACGAGTCCTGAAACAATTCAGCAGGCGATCGAAGTGGCGGGCTATGCGGCCTGCTTGCTCCAAGAACAAGAACCAATCACAGGCGAAACAGATGCCGAACAAGCTGCCCAACAAGCCGAATCGCGCAAATTGAAACGACGGCTGCTGTTTGGTGGAGTTGTCACCACAATCCTGATCATGGGTGGCTTACCGATGATGACCGGATTACCGTTGCCCTGGATTCCCATGTGGCTGCATCATCCTGTGTTTCAGCTAGTTCTTACTACCCCAATTCAATTTTGGAGTGGCGAATCGTTCTACACTGGAGCCTGGAAAGCCTTCAAGCGCCATACGGCTACAATGGACACCTTGGTCGCTTTGGGAACCAGTGCTGCGTTTTTCTATTCGCTTTTTCCTACTTTCTTTGCTGAATTTTTTCTGCACCAGGGCTTGTCGCCGGATGTTTATTACGAAATCTCGGCGGTGGTGATTACGCTGATCTTGCTGGGGCGATTGCTGGAAAACCGGGCCAGGAAGCAAACCTCTGAGGCAATTCGTAAGCTGATTGGGTTGCAAGCAAAAACGGCCCGAGTAATTCGCAATGGTCAGGAGATAGATATCCCGATCGCAGAAGTGAAATTGGGAGAGATCATTCTGGTGCGTCCCGGCGAAAAGATTCCTGTTGATGGAGAGATTGTAGAGGGTGCTTCCACGATCGATGAAGCAATGGTGACGGGAGAAAGTGTTCCCGTTAAGAAACAGCCAGGTGATGAAGTCATTGGTGCGACTATCAACAAAACGGGAAGCTTTAAGTTTCGGGCTACGCGAGTTGGAAAAGATACCTTCCTAGCGCAAATTGTGAAACTCGTACAACAAGCTCAGGGATCTAAGGCTCCGATTCAAAAGCTGGCAGATCAAGTAACTGGATGGTTTGTCCCGGTCGTGATTGCCATTGCAATCTTCACGTTCGTTCTCTGGTTCAACCTGATGGGCAATGTCACGATGGCATTGATTACCACTATTGGTGTGCTGATCATTGCTTGCCCATGTGCGCTGGGATTGGCTACCCCCACCTCAATCATGGTTGGCACTGGTAAAGGAGCCGAGAATGGTATTTTGATTAAAGGAGCGGAAAGTTTAGAACTGGCTCACAAAATTCAAACAATTGTTTTAGATAAAACCGGAACCATTACCCAAGGAAAACCAACGGTGACGGATTTTATATCAGTGAATGGAACAGCCGATCGCAATGAATTGAAGCTGTTACGTTTGGCGGCCTCACTGGAGCGCTACTCTGAGCATCCCTTAGCAGAAGCAGTGGTGCAATATGCTCAATCCCAATTGCTAGGAGACGATAGTGATGCGCTTTTGATCGATGCTAGCCAGTTTGAAGCAATTGCAGGTAGCGGTGTCCAAGGCTATGTATCCGATCGCTGGGTGCAAATTGGAACTCATCGCTGGATGAATGAGTTACACATTGACACTACTAGTTTGCAACAGTCATGGGAACGATTGGAGTATTTGGGAAAAACTGTGATTTGGATTGCAATCGACGGCAAAATTGAAGCGATTATGGGAATTGCTGATGCCGTTAAATCCTCATCTGTTAGTGCCATCCGAGCCTTGCAAAAGCTGGGACTGGAAGTCGTGATGCTCACCGGAGATAATCAGCGTACTGCTAATGTCATTGCACGGGAAGTAGGCATTCAGCGCGTCTTTGCCGAGGTTCGCCCCAATCAAAAGGCGGCTACAGTGGAAAACCTGCAATCAGAAGGCAAGATTGTAGGCATGGTGGGAGATGGCATCAATGATGCACCAGCGCTGGCTCAAGCTGATGTGGGTATGGCGATCGGCACGGGGACCGATGTGGCCATTGCTGCCAGTGATATTACGCTGATTTCTGGAGATTTACAGGGGATCGTCACCGCCATTCAACTATCCCGTGCAACGATGCGCAACATTCGCCAAAATTTATTCTTTGCTTTCATCTACAACGTGGCAGGTATTCCGATCGCTGCTGGTATTCTTTACCCCGTTTTTGGTTGGTTGCTTAGCCCGATTGTCGCAGGTGCAGCTATGGCATTCAGTTCTGTGTCAGTTGTGACGAATGCCTTGCGGTTGCGGCGTTTTAAGCCAGTAGGTGTCCGGTAATGGGGAATCGGATTGAAATTTCTACTTGGGTGTGATGTTCGGTTGGATGAGGAATAGCTGGATAGGAGAGAATTTCTAATGGAGAAGAACATAACAACGATCGCTAGCTGTATTGCCAATGTAGGGTTGGTGTTTGGGGTTGTAACTGCAAGTGCTGTGGCACAACTGCCCCATGATATGACCAATATGCCTGCTGCAACTCAGCAAACAGAACAGTTTCGCCCAATTGAACAACCACTTGGTATCAAAGCGGCAGTAACAGTAGGTGGATTAGGACTGATTGGGTTGGAATTATGGTGGTTTTTGTTCAGTAAACCCACATCAAAACAGGCGGCAGTAGCAAGCAGAATCAAGGAAGTTACGGTGACGAGAGCATCTAGGGAGACTACCACTCAGTGATGTTGGCTCATCCTCGATGCTTCTGTCAGCTTTCTGCAAGCCAGATATCATCATCAAGCCAGTGAAATGGAATAAAAGAGGAATGAATCAAAACTAATGGTTTCGTATTCTAGAAATTAAGCGAAAGCTACTCAGTTATACAAACGCGAAAGCCAATGCATACTGAGTTGTACATATCGATTTCATCTATCGGAGAATCTTATGGAAATGTCTGAAAACAAGGACATGTTTACCGAACTAACCGCTGATGAGACAGCCGCACTGAACGGTGGTCGCTATTGCTACTACTACTGGGCTTACCGCTGCTACTGGTACTACTACCGTTACATTTGCCGCTATTTCCGTTACATTTACTGCTACTAATGGTTGTGATTTGTCATCTGGAAACTTATATCTAGAATGACACAGCAACTAGGGGATATGGTTTCACTTGACTCTTTCACGTGCTCTATAGAGTACAAACATTGACAAACTCATTGCATGGAGCATCTTTTGACGGGGGTGCTCCTTTTTTTACAGTGCCCAAAGCCAGACAATCCCTTATTCATGGTCTCTCTGCTGCCATCTGCTTAAAAGACAGGTATCAACAATGAACCTCGAAACTAGGTAATGAAGTTTACATAAAACCTATCAAATTGTCTCAAGTTTAGCCTTATCCTGCCTATAGATGAATTCTTAAGCAAAATTTTAAAATGAGGGTGATTTCAAACCAACTTGCTCTGGCGGGTTCCAGCAGTCTCGTGCTCTTGAGTACGTTCACTAATACAATTCCAGGTGCGATCGCTCAACCCTTGCCTCCCGGTGCTATTGATCCATCTACCATCGATCCAACGGATATTCCCGATCGGCAACTCGACTTGCCACTGCCACCGCCTATTCCGCAACCACGCCCCTCTGATCTGCTAGAGCCACTGCCCGACCAACCGCCAGCCTCCCCCCCAGATCCAGAGTTGCAAACGCCCGATTCAACGATTCCCTCCATCGATCCAGCCATCAGCGCCAGCTTTTTTGTAGAAACGATTGAAGTCTCCGGTAACACGGTTTTAAGCGACGAAATTGCAACCCTGACAGCAGCCTACGAAAATCGGGATGTTACCTTTGAAGAATTGATAGCCTTGCGATCGCAAATCACCCAACTGTATTTTGATAATGGCTACATTACCTCCGGCGCATTCTTGCCCAATAATCAGGATTTGAGCGACGGCACAGTTGAAATTCAAGTGATTGAAGGGGAAATTGAACAGATAGAAGTGTGCTTGTTGTCGCCTCGGTCTGGACTCGTTGATGCAGAATCCGAACAATCGCCCGATGCAGAAGAGCCATCCGCCACGCCTGCCCAACCTCGCTGTGGATCGGCACGGTTGCGCGATGCCTATGTACGCGATCGCCTCCGGTTAGCCAGCGGCACGCCTGTCAACCAACGTCGCTTAGAAGAAGCCCTGCAACTGCTGCAACTGAATCCGCTGATTACCCAAGTCAATGCTGAGTTAACCGCAGGCAACGCTCCGGGACGTAACGTTCTGCGGGTACAGGTGCGAGAAGCGCCAGCGTTTCATGCGGGGATCGGAGTAGACAATTACCAGTCCCCTAGCATTGGTTCAGTTCAGTTGGGCGTCTTTGCCAGCTACGACAATGTGCTGGGATTTGGCGATCGAATCAGCGGCGGTTATAGCTTGACCGAAGGACTTGATTCCTATGACATTGGCTATGCTTTTCCCGTCAATGCCCTCGATGGTACCTTGCAAGCCCGCTATAGTCGCGATGACAGCATCATTGTGCAAGAACAGTTTGAAGATCTGGAGATTCGCAGCGAGTCTGAAACCTTTTCCTTTGGCTTCCGGCAGCCAATTGTCCGTCGCCCTCAAACTGAATTTGCCCTAGGACTCACCTTTGACTTACGCCGCAGCCAAACTTTTATTTTGAATGATATTCCCTTTTCGTTTTCGGAAGGGCCAGACGATGGCGAATCCAAAGTGTCCGTGTTGCGGTTTTCGCAAGAGTGGGTCGATCGCAATGCCAGACAGGTTCTTGCTGCCCGATCGCAGTTTAGCGTTGGATTAGATATCTTCGATGCCACCGTCAACGATATCGGCACAGATGGTCGCTTTTTTGCCTGGTTGGGACAGTTTCAATACGTGCAGCAACTGAATTCCGCTGGTTGGCTCCTGCTGGCGCGGGTCGATACGCAACTAACGCCCGATTCTCTCTTGCCCCTCGAACAGTTTGCGATCGGCGGAGCCGGAACAGTACGCGGCTATCGCCAAAACCAATTCGTGACAGACAACGGCATTTTAGGTGGACTGGAATTCCGCATTCCCCTCACCGACGATCCTCAAGAACTGCAACTCACCCCGTTTGTTGATGTTGGCTATGGTTGGAACAACCGCACTCCTGACCCAAATCTGGCTCTTGTCAGCACGGGGCTGGGCGTGCGTTGGCAAGTGACTCGAGATTTGAATATGCGCTTAGATTACGGCATTCCGCTCGTTGCCATTGAAGGGCGCGGCGATTCGCTTCAAGAAGATGGGTTTTTGTTCTCCATCCGCTATCAACCATTTTAACTTACAGTTGGAATATTACTCGGAATCGATTTGGGAACCAGATCAACCAAAATTTTGTTACTATTGGTTGATGATGTTGTCATAGCTGACGCATCCAGTCCTTACCTGGCGCAGGCTCCCATTCTGGCTGGGCAGCAACTGCTCCGGTGGTGTGGTGGTCGGCGGTGGGTGTGGCAGTGAAAAACTGATGGGTCCGCGCTCAACTCGGCTTTAGCTGGTCGCAGGTGTATGCTGAAGCGCTGTCTGTCGTCACGCCAGAACCGGGGCAATGTAGCTTGCGTCGCTACTTGACCCGATATAACAATTTGCTGCGAGGGTTGGTCACGATTATCACCCAACGCAACACAAATCGGTTCTGTGTGTAAGTATGTGTAACTATTGGTTAGAGGCTACTTGGTGATGAACGATCGACAGACTACAGACTACCTGATTGATTAGGCTAGTCACATTGGCTTATTGAGTTTAGGTGAGAATGGATGACAACTGCACACATTGCCCCCTATGGTTCTTGGAAATCTCCGATTACATCTGACCTCATCGTGGCAGGGAGCCTGCGCTTAGGAGAAATTCGCCTGGACGGTGCGACGATTTATTGGAGCGAAGGCCGACCGCTTGAGGGGGGACGCAACGTCATTGTGCAACGATCGCCCGATGGTCAAACCAGAGACATCACCCCAGCGACTCCCTTCAATGTGCGAACACGGGTGCACGAATATGGCGGCGGCGCTTACCAAGTAGCCAACAGCACAATTTATTTTTCTAACTTCATCGATCAGCGGCTCTACAAGCAACCTGTGGGCGAAGACCCTCAACCGATTACACCCGAAGCCCCGTTTCGCTATGCCGATGCAGTAATTGACCCATCGCGCCACCGTCTAATCTGCGTGCGCGAAGATCACAGCAACGGTGAACACGAACCCATCAACACGATCGTTTCTGTCTCACTCGCAGGATCAGACGATGGTGGCACAGTAATAGTATCCGGCAGTGATTTTGTTGCATCGCCCCGCCTCAGTCCTGATGGATCGCAACTTACCTGGATTAGCTGGAACCATCCATTCATGCCGTGGGATGGCACACAATTGTGGGTTGCCCCCGTGCAGGCAGATGGCTCGTTGGGGACGGCTCAATGTATTGCCGGAGGCGAATCTGAATCGATTTTTCAACCGGAATGGTCGCCAGATGGCCGCTTGTACTTTGTGTCCGATCGCACAGGCTGGTGGAACTTGTATCGCTGGAATTCCAATGACTCAAACCCGATCGAAGCGCTGTGCCCCAAAGCGGCTGAGTTTGGTTTGCCGCAGTGGGTGTTTGGTATGACCACCTATGGCTTTGAGTCAGCAGAATCCTTAATTTGTACTTACATTGAAGCTGGTGTGCAATACTTGGCACGATTAAATTCGCAAACTTTGGAACTTACGGCGATTGACACTCCCTACTCTAGCATTGGCGGCTTGCAGGTTAGGTCCGGATATGCCGTATTCGTTGGTGGTTCTGCGCTACAACCCAGCGCCGTTGTACGGCTCGATCTGCAAACAGGCGCAATCGACGAACTGCGACGCTCTAGCAATATGGAGGTGGATGCAGGCTATTTGTCGGAACCCGAAGTAATTGAGTTTCCCACTGAAAACGGGCGCACTGCCTACGGGTTCTACTATGCCCCGCGCAACAAAGATTACACTGCCCCTGCCGACGATCGCCCCCCCTTACTAGTGAAAAGTCATGGAGGTCCAACCGCCGCCACCTCTGCCTCGTTCAATCCGGCTATTCAATATTGGACAAGTCGCGGTTTTGCCATTCTAGATGTAAACTATGGCGGCAGCACTGGTTATGGGCGGGAGTATCGCGAACGGCTGAAGGGCAACTGGGGCATTGTTGATGTGGATGATTGCGTCAATGGTGCACAGTATCTTGTGCAAAAAGGGTTAGTAGATGCCGATCGGCTCTGCATTGATGGTGGCAGTGCCGGAGGCTACACAACGTTGGCCGCGCTAATTTTCCGGGATGTGTTTAAAGCTGGGGCTAGCTACTATGGCGTCAGCGATCTAACAGCGCTTGCTAGAGACACGCACAAATTTGAATCGCGCTACTTAGATGGATTGATTGGTAAGTATCCCGAACAAGCCGATCTCTACATTGCTCGATCGCCCATTCATTTTGCCGACCAGCTATCGTGTCCCGTGATTTTCTTGCAGGGTGACGAAGACAAAATTGTGCCGCCCAACCAAGCTGAAACGATGGTGGAGATTTTGAAGGCAAAAGGACTGCCCGTTGCTTATGTCTTGTACGAAGGTGAACAGCATGGCTTTCGCAAAGCTGAAAATATCAAACGTACCCTTGATGGTGAACTTTATTTTTACTCTAGGGTGTTTGGGTTTGAGCTAGCCGATGCAATTGACCCTGTGGCGATCGAAAATTTATAGCGCTCGATCGCCTATTGTGACAAAAAGCCCGTAATCATGAGTGGAATTAACAGCAAGGCCACAATGATGAACACAATCGTAGCTGGTTCCACTCGGATGGTGTTGCGCTTAATGCTGTTTGGATCAGGGTTTTGGGTAGTTTCCGTTTGCTTAGGACGATCGTTCATGGTCAAACTCCATTCAGACGCTATCAACGATTCACGACCACGGTTGTGGGTTTAATTAACGTTTCTCTTGGTATTGTTTGGGTTCATTATTGCATTACCAAACTTATCGCATCGCTGCCATTGTGTTTTTCCAAGCTAGTTCTTTACATAAAATCTCCAGTGCCCGTTGTTCAGCCCCAGAAAACAACTGGCTATCCGCTAATTCTGTTAAGACTTGTTGGGTTAGTTGCGCGGCAAACCCTCCTCCACACTTCAACAAATGGCTGTAGTAATAAAACTGTGGACATCCTACTTCATTTAAATGGAATTGATAAATTTCATCACGATTCATTAACGAAACAGCCGCATTCACCGGAACCACCATACGGGGAATTCCATGAAACCCATACGTGCGATCGAAGTCCTGAATCAAATATCCAATTAATGCCACTCCCAACAGTGTCCGCGTTTCGGTAATTAGATCGGGTGTGAACATCGGATCAGGTTCGCTCGACAAGCGCGGTCCGTTGCTCAAAAATAACGGATTAAACAACTGAGAATTGTAAATCACTCCAACAGCCTTGTGGCGAAGGCTGGGTTCTTCTAGCTTGACGAAACAGCCAAATCCATAATCATCGGCCGTGGGAGGATCAATCACATCCATTTGATCATCAAGCTGTACAATGTAATCGCAGTGAGAATTAGACTTAACCACCTTACCCAATCGCATACAGGTTCTCCTTGCTAGTCGTTATTGAGCACGAATAGCTATCAGCATACTGTGGTTAGTTCTGATTGGAGATAGGGAATTCTAAGTTCGTGGCATCAACACGGAAAAAGTCCTGAAACCTGTTAACCGGAGCGAATAATCCAATGTTGGGTATGAGATGGCGTCTCGGTTGTTCCCGGTTGTTTATGGTATCGACAATCGCGTCCCAGTCCACTTCGTCGATCGAAACAAAGAATAGGGTATTGGGTGATAGACATATGACTGATAATCGTGAATCTCCAGTTGCACAGACATATGACTCTCGTGACTCTCATTCGGAGAACTTTGCTCAGCCAATAACCTCTCAGGTGCAACCTTCTGCCTCCCCCCACCCAGATCCGCCCGCCGCTGATCCGCCAACCCTCACTTCATCCGAAGGTATGGTAACAGTTGCCCTACCAGTTGACATCCTAGCGGCACTGACCCAACACGAAGAGCAGTCAGGACAAACCCCAACCCAAGTCATTCTCGCGGCATTGCGATCGGCGCTTGGTTTATCGTCTCCCCCCTCCCAGTCTGTTGCCGTTAGTGAACCTCCCCTCTCTACGTTTGATACATCTGAGCTTCCATCGGCGACGCTCCTAGCAGAAATTGAATCCCTCAAAGCTCGCCTGTGCCAACTAGAAACCGTGATGCAACGGGTAGAAGCGCTTGAGGGAAAGTCGATCGCCTTCTGAGTGAATCTGCTGCTCATACTCAGAAGGCAACCCCTCATGCAGACGCTCATTTGATCAATGTAGCAACCGATTTACCACCCCATACTACTCCGTCCCCTACGCCGCCTTCACTGCCTGCCTTACCATGTAACCTAGATTGCACCGAGCCGTCTACTCTCTCAGAAGTAACTTGTTGCCATTCATGGACCGAACAAGCCATCACAATTAATCCCGGTTCAGCCGTGGCCGCTCTTTGGATTCGCACCAGCCTCGATAACCATCCACCCATCTCTGTACCGCGTCCTGTGCTACCTGTGCAAACTTGCCCTCGCTGTCACCATAGCCTGAGTGCACCATTACATCCTTCTGGACTACAAACTTGCGCTCATTGCAACTGGGTTGGTTGAAGCTACGACTGGTGTTCAATAAATCCGAAATGGATTCTTAACGAGTGAATTAGTAGTGGAAAACCGTTGAGATTTAAGAGACAAACAGATAGAAGCAATATAGTTCTGTTGTGCCTTGTCAAACTCCTTCGATCGCACTCAACAGCAAGCGTAATGCATTATTTACACTGCCTTTGCGTAACGCGGTCGCCAACATACTCTACAGAAAAGGCGTAAGTGCATCCCACTTTGGTATTGGGATTGCCGTATCTGCCCTCATCCCCCCTGCCCCGGCTCTCATCTTGGGTAACGGGGAGTTAGAGCGCTACCCGCGGCTCTAGCCAACCCCATTCTTTCGGCTCCTAGCTTAGAGAGAGGAATTGAGAGTGAGGACTGCCTGGAAGGCTACCTAAATGAGATGCACCCAAAAGCGTTCTTTCAAGTTGCCCAATGCTCAGGCGCTTGTGATGTTAATTCATTGCGAAAATCATTGAAAATCCTTAAGAATCAGACACAAACTGCCATTTCATAGATTAGGATTTGCTTCTGTCTGTTAATTGATCACATGATTGATCCTAGCCATTTGGAGATTCCTGTAGGCAAATTGACTGCAATAAACTCAAATTTCTTGGATGGTGATATTAACCTGGCAATGGTTGTCAATCCCTCTACCTTCACCCTAGATCCCTCTCCCAAAAGGTGAGAGACTTTATCCGGCTCCTTTCTCCCAAATGGCGGGAAGAAGGAGTTGCGAGATGAGGGGTAGGCTTGCAACCGTGTTATTCCCCTGAAAGGGTTGGGGAATGAGGGTAGTTCGGGAGCAAGATCAACTACAAGATCAACGGTTGCCAGGCTAATCGCAAGCGGTATATCAGTCTGTTATCCAAAGGAGCGCAACAAGTCGTAATCAAAACGCATTTACAAGGAAATCATTAGTATGCTCGGACGATTAAAACGATGGCAGGTCGCCCTGTGTACCTTGGCGGCTGTCTTGACTGTAACGATTTCAAACTGTGCTCAACAACCCTCAACCACAACAGAGGGAGCACCCACCACCAGTTCGCCAACTGCAAACGCCTCAACGTTGGTTTTTGGCTCAGGAGGAGATCCGGCCAGTTTAGAACCTGGCAATATTGAAGATGGCAACTCCATCTACGTCCAACACCAAATATACGATCGCCTGATTGACTACAAACCCGGTACAACCGAACTGGAACCCGCGTTGGCGACCGAATGGGAAGCCTCGGATGACGGTTTAACCTGGACATTTAAGCTGCGTGAGGGCGTCAAATTTCATGACGGCACAGACTTTAATGCCGAAGCCGTTCGAGTCAACGTGAACCGTTGGTGGGACCCAGCCGATCGGTTGGGCTTCCGGGACGCTGGCAAAAACTACGCCATTTGGGAAGGGTTGTTTGGTGGCTATAAGGGCAGCGAGGAATCCACCTTGCAATCAATCAATGTAGTAGACGATACGACGATCGAATTCACCCTAAAAGAACCCTTTGCAGCTTTTCCGGCGGCAATCGCGTCTGGTTACTTTGGTATTGCAAGCCCTACTGCCATTGAGCAAGCCGGAGCCGACTATGGAACTGCCAGTGTTCCTGCCATTGGTACTGGTCCCTACAAATTTGTGGAGTGGCGCATTGGCGATCGAGTGGTGCTAGAGCGTAATCCCGACTATTGGAAAGACGGCTTTCCCAAAACCGATCAGTTGGTGATGCGCTTCATTAAAGAACCCTCAGCACGATTGGCTGAACTGCGAGCCGGTAGCATTGACTTTACCGTAGACATTGCCCCAGATCAATTGAATGAATTGCAAAGCGATTCCAATCTACAAGAAGTACGACGCCCACCGTTCAATGTGGGGTACTTGGCGCTGAACACGAGCTATGAACCTTTGGCGAATAAAGAAGTGCGACAGGCGATCGCGATGGCGATCAACCGGAAAGGCATTGTGGATTCGTTTTGGTCTGGTTTAGCCAGCAGCGACTCTCACTTTACACCTCCATCAATGGATAAGTATCAGGACTCTAGTTTCCTGGACTATGAATATAACCCAGAACGCGCCAAGCAAATGCTAGCCGAGGCGGGCTATCCGGATGGATTTCCCCTCGAACTCTGGTACATGCCCGTATCGCGTCCCTATTACCCCACACCAAAGCCGATCGCCGAAGCCTTTGCCGCTGACTTAGGTGCCGTTGGCATTAATGTCACCCTCAACACCAAAGACTGGGCCGCTTACCTAGCCGATCGCCTCAAAGAACCGGGATACCAAGCTTTTATGCTGGGCTGGACAGGAGACTATGGCGACCCCGACAATTTCCTCTACTATCACTTTGGGGTCGGTGGCACTACCGATATCGGCGGTTGGAGAAACGAGGAAGTATTTAAACTGCTAGAAGACGCTCGCAAAGAAACCGATGATGCCAAGCGCGTCGAGCTTTACCAGCAAGCAGAAAAGATCATTCACGACGAAGCCGTTCGGATTCCCGTTGTCCACTCAGAACCGTTGAACGCCCAACGATCGAACATCTCGGATTGGGTCCCTAGCCCCCTAGGTTCAGAATCCTTTGAGACCG
This genomic interval carries:
- a CDS encoding CsgG/HfaB family protein codes for the protein MTYSLNLCKIARISCAVLVVSGCCLSVPLAPPVMAQALTIAQANPTRLRVAVLDFEYANTGLTYSLWGYASPAQGVSDLLTNKLVENGQYTLIERSRIAEILFEQDLGQSGRISPSTAAEVGRLLGADAVVIGSITRFNFEDNGGSVSILGIGGGGDSRGAVVELTARLVNTTTGEIMATASGSGAANRGGGRISTPFGSIGGGSRSDDEIASDAAAEAVAELAAQLTAAAPTLSTAVAAVLPTVEAIVADVAGSMVIINKGSRDGFRTGMILSVERVTREVTDPTTGEVIRTVTTPVGRIQLTEVDERSGVGTIINGAGLQIGDRAIAVE
- a CDS encoding heavy metal translocating P-type ATPase; this translates as MDTVTLKLQGMSCAACANNIEAAIRSVPGVEVGHVNFGAEQATVHYDPRRTSPETIQQAIEVAGYAACLLQEQEPITGETDAEQAAQQAESRKLKRRLLFGGVVTTILIMGGLPMMTGLPLPWIPMWLHHPVFQLVLTTPIQFWSGESFYTGAWKAFKRHTATMDTLVALGTSAAFFYSLFPTFFAEFFLHQGLSPDVYYEISAVVITLILLGRLLENRARKQTSEAIRKLIGLQAKTARVIRNGQEIDIPIAEVKLGEIILVRPGEKIPVDGEIVEGASTIDEAMVTGESVPVKKQPGDEVIGATINKTGSFKFRATRVGKDTFLAQIVKLVQQAQGSKAPIQKLADQVTGWFVPVVIAIAIFTFVLWFNLMGNVTMALITTIGVLIIACPCALGLATPTSIMVGTGKGAENGILIKGAESLELAHKIQTIVLDKTGTITQGKPTVTDFISVNGTADRNELKLLRLAASLERYSEHPLAEAVVQYAQSQLLGDDSDALLIDASQFEAIAGSGVQGYVSDRWVQIGTHRWMNELHIDTTSLQQSWERLEYLGKTVIWIAIDGKIEAIMGIADAVKSSSVSAIRALQKLGLEVVMLTGDNQRTANVIAREVGIQRVFAEVRPNQKAATVENLQSEGKIVGMVGDGINDAPALAQADVGMAIGTGTDVAIAASDITLISGDLQGIVTAIQLSRATMRNIRQNLFFAFIYNVAGIPIAAGILYPVFGWLLSPIVAGAAMAFSSVSVVTNALRLRRFKPVGVR
- a CDS encoding heavy-metal-associated domain-containing protein produces the protein MTLQFTVPNLACSACGDTIATAIKAIDSTAIVQADPKTKQVSVETQQSEATIRQIITEAGYTVS
- a CDS encoding ShlB/FhaC/HecB family hemolysin secretion/activation protein; the protein is MLLSTFTNTIPGAIAQPLPPGAIDPSTIDPTDIPDRQLDLPLPPPIPQPRPSDLLEPLPDQPPASPPDPELQTPDSTIPSIDPAISASFFVETIEVSGNTVLSDEIATLTAAYENRDVTFEELIALRSQITQLYFDNGYITSGAFLPNNQDLSDGTVEIQVIEGEIEQIEVCLLSPRSGLVDAESEQSPDAEEPSATPAQPRCGSARLRDAYVRDRLRLASGTPVNQRRLEEALQLLQLNPLITQVNAELTAGNAPGRNVLRVQVREAPAFHAGIGVDNYQSPSIGSVQLGVFASYDNVLGFGDRISGGYSLTEGLDSYDIGYAFPVNALDGTLQARYSRDDSIIVQEQFEDLEIRSESETFSFGFRQPIVRRPQTEFALGLTFDLRRSQTFILNDIPFSFSEGPDDGESKVSVLRFSQEWVDRNARQVLAARSQFSVGLDIFDATVNDIGTDGRFFAWLGQFQYVQQLNSAGWLLLARVDTQLTPDSLLPLEQFAIGGAGTVRGYRQNQFVTDNGILGGLEFRIPLTDDPQELQLTPFVDVGYGWNNRTPDPNLALVSTGLGVRWQVTRDLNMRLDYGIPLVAIEGRGDSLQEDGFLFSIRYQPF